One part of the Mailhella massiliensis genome encodes these proteins:
- the gyrA gene encoding DNA gyrase subunit A, with the protein MAEFKVDIEKELRQSYLAYSLSVIIGRAIPDARDGLKPVHRRILFAQSQMANTYNRPTKKSARVVGDVIGKYHPHGDSAVYNALVRMAQDFNMRDPLEDGQGNFGSIDGDSAAAMRYTEVRMSRLASEFLDDIEKKTVDFRPNYDGSEQEPEVLPTKVPNLLLNGSSGIAVGMATNIPPHNLGELCDALLRLIDEPDCTVDDLIDLVHGPDFPTAGFVYAGQGLLDAYRTGRGVVKVRGRVEVEERKKGQQSVVIREIPFALNKSVLVTKIAALVNDRKLDGVTDLRDLSDKKGIRIILDLRRGTIPELVINALYKYTPLETSFGINMLAVVDNKPQQLNLRTALTCFLDHRREVVIRRTRFDLEKAQARAHIVEGLLKALDVIDEIVALIRASETPQEAKASLVERFGFTEVQAQSILDMRLQRLTGLERDKLLEEFRELQKLIAYLTSILEDSEVLRGVLREETQYIKNTYATPRRTEVVMDELDGIDIEDLIPDEDVVITLSRRGYIKRTTLGNYQQQKRGGKGIAGLHTSEDDFVQEFLTTTNHQYLLLFTNKGRMHQLKVHQVPEGSRTAKGMHIANLLPLEKDEWVANALTVREFAEESYFLFTTKQGMVKRSSASLYARCRKSGMIALGLKEGDELIAVREVTDSDHVVLATAHGMAIRFAMPDVRPMGRSASGVKGIGLRRGDEVVACVTVKDGDSSTMIMTVSALGYGKRTKIDLYRMQSRGGIGLINFKVSPKTGSVIGAMPVSDTDSLILLTSTNKIIRLSVDEVRSVGRATMGVRLVRLDDGANVVGFDTVADNGENTEE; encoded by the coding sequence TGGCAGAATTTAAAGTCGATATAGAAAAAGAGCTGCGCCAGTCCTATCTGGCCTATTCGCTCAGCGTCATCATAGGTCGCGCCATTCCCGATGCGCGCGACGGCCTGAAGCCGGTGCACCGCCGCATTCTCTTCGCGCAGTCGCAGATGGCCAACACCTACAACAGGCCCACCAAGAAGAGCGCCCGCGTGGTGGGCGACGTCATCGGCAAATATCACCCTCACGGCGACTCCGCGGTGTACAACGCCCTGGTGCGCATGGCGCAGGATTTCAACATGCGCGACCCGCTGGAAGACGGGCAGGGCAACTTCGGTTCCATCGACGGCGACTCCGCCGCCGCCATGCGTTATACCGAAGTGCGCATGTCGCGCCTCGCTTCGGAATTTCTGGATGATATTGAAAAGAAGACCGTGGACTTCCGTCCGAACTACGACGGTTCGGAACAGGAACCCGAGGTGCTTCCCACCAAGGTGCCGAACCTGCTCCTCAACGGCTCCTCCGGTATTGCCGTGGGCATGGCCACCAATATTCCTCCCCACAACCTCGGGGAACTGTGCGATGCGCTTCTGCGTCTCATCGACGAACCCGACTGCACGGTGGATGACCTCATCGACCTCGTGCACGGGCCGGACTTTCCCACGGCCGGTTTCGTCTACGCCGGGCAGGGCCTGCTCGACGCCTACCGCACCGGCCGCGGCGTGGTGAAGGTACGCGGCCGCGTGGAAGTGGAGGAACGCAAGAAGGGCCAGCAGTCCGTGGTCATCCGCGAGATTCCCTTCGCCCTCAACAAGTCCGTGCTGGTCACCAAGATTGCGGCGCTCGTCAACGACCGCAAGCTCGACGGCGTAACCGACCTGCGCGATCTTTCCGACAAGAAGGGCATACGCATCATTCTCGACCTGCGCCGGGGCACCATACCGGAACTCGTCATCAACGCGCTGTACAAGTACACGCCGCTGGAAACCTCCTTCGGCATCAACATGCTGGCCGTGGTGGACAACAAGCCCCAGCAGCTCAACCTGCGCACGGCGCTCACGTGCTTTCTCGATCATCGCCGTGAGGTGGTCATCCGCCGCACCCGCTTCGATCTGGAAAAGGCGCAGGCCCGCGCCCACATCGTGGAAGGTCTGCTCAAGGCTCTGGACGTCATCGATGAGATCGTGGCGCTCATCCGCGCCTCGGAAACTCCGCAGGAGGCCAAGGCCAGCCTGGTGGAGCGTTTCGGCTTCACCGAAGTTCAGGCCCAGAGCATTCTGGACATGCGCCTGCAGCGCCTCACCGGTCTGGAACGCGACAAGCTGCTGGAAGAGTTCCGCGAACTGCAGAAGCTCATCGCCTACCTCACCTCCATTCTGGAGGATTCCGAAGTGCTGCGCGGCGTGCTGCGTGAGGAAACGCAGTACATCAAGAACACCTATGCCACGCCCCGCCGTACGGAAGTGGTCATGGACGAGCTTGACGGCATCGATATCGAAGACCTCATTCCCGACGAGGATGTGGTCATCACCCTGTCGCGTCGCGGCTACATCAAGCGTACCACGCTGGGCAACTACCAGCAGCAGAAGAGAGGCGGCAAGGGCATAGCGGGCCTGCACACCTCGGAAGATGATTTCGTGCAGGAATTCCTCACCACCACCAATCATCAGTACCTGCTGCTCTTCACCAACAAGGGCCGTATGCATCAGCTCAAGGTGCATCAGGTTCCCGAGGGAAGCCGCACGGCCAAGGGGATGCATATTGCCAACCTTCTGCCCCTGGAAAAGGATGAATGGGTGGCCAACGCCCTTACCGTGCGTGAGTTTGCCGAGGAAAGCTATTTTCTCTTCACCACAAAACAGGGCATGGTCAAGCGTTCCAGCGCGTCCTTGTACGCACGCTGCCGCAAGAGCGGCATGATAGCGCTGGGCCTGAAGGAAGGGGACGAACTCATCGCCGTCCGCGAGGTGACGGATTCCGATCATGTGGTGCTGGCCACGGCGCACGGCATGGCCATACGCTTCGCCATGCCCGACGTGCGTCCCATGGGCAGAAGCGCCTCGGGCGTGAAGGGCATTGGACTTCGCCGCGGCGACGAGGTGGTCGCCTGCGTCACCGTGAAGGACGGCGACAGCTCCACCATGATCATGACGGTGTCTGCCCTGGGCTACGGCAAGCGCACCAAGATAGATCTCTACCGTATGCAGAGCCGCGGCGGCATAGGACTCATCAACTTCAAGGTGTCGCCCAAGACCGGTTCCGTCATCGGCGCCATGCCCGTATCCGATACGGATTCGCTCATCCTGCTCACCTCCACGAACAAGATCATCCGCCTCAGTGTGGATGAGGTCCGTTCCGTGGGCCGCGCCACCATGGGCGTGCGTCTCGTGCGTCTGGACGACGGCGCGAACGTGGTCGGTTTCGATACCGTGGCCGACAACGGAGAAAACACGGAAGAGTAA
- a CDS encoding helix-turn-helix domain-containing protein codes for MKETKDRALAVLLGANIAAGRRARGMAQSVLADRLGITSDSLSRIERGSVVPRLHRIQEIADLLECTVSDLFKMPGEQPFPKSDEHTPPSDMLSEIRCLADRIALLTRMMESSERKE; via the coding sequence ATGAAAGAGACAAAAGACAGAGCGCTGGCCGTTCTTCTGGGAGCGAACATCGCGGCCGGAAGGAGGGCCCGGGGTATGGCCCAGTCCGTTCTGGCGGACAGGCTGGGCATAACTTCCGACTCTCTTTCCCGCATAGAACGTGGAAGCGTGGTTCCCCGGCTGCACAGGATTCAGGAGATAGCGGATCTTCTTGAGTGTACGGTTTCCGATCTTTTCAAGATGCCCGGAGAGCAGCCCTTTCCGAAAAGCGATGAACACACGCCGCCTTCGGATATGCTTTCCGAGATACGATGTCTGGCGGACCGTATCGCGCTTCTGACCAGAATGATGGAATCTTCGGAAAGAAAAGAATAG